The following DNA comes from Streptomyces globosus.
CACCCGCCACAACCTGAGCTGGCGGAACAACGACGGCACCTTCAAGGTCATCGGCGGCTACGACTACGTCACCCTGCCGCTGAACAAGCCCGTCACGATCAAGGTCGAGGCGAAGGCGAAGACGGCCGGCGTGCACAGCGGCATCCTGCAGCTGGACGACGAGAACACCGAGGGCATCGACAAGCAGGTCCTGGCCACGGTCGTCGCCGCGGCCCCGCTGGCGAAGCCGTCGTTCACCTTCTCGGACACCTCGTCCGTGCAGCGCAACAGCCACAAGTCGTACTTCGTCACCGTGCCGCAGGGCGCGAAGTCCCTCGAGGTCGCCCTCGGCGGTCTCGCGGCGGGCAGCCAGACGCGCTTCATCTCGATCCACCCGTACGGCCTGGGTGTCGAGGACAGCTCCACCACGCAGTGCTACCCGAACTACGACAACCCGGCGAACAAGTGCCGCCCCGACCTGCGCTCGTACGAGAACCCGCAGCCGGGCGTCTGGGAGATCGAGGTCGAGTCGCGCCGCACGTCGCCGCTGCTCGACAACCCCTTCAAGCTGGACGTGAGCATCCTCGGCGCGGCCTTCGACCCTGCGGTCCAGGTCCTGCCCGAGGTGAAGCAGGGCACCCCGGCGCCGGTCCAGTGGACGGTGAAGAACGACGCCGCGGCCATCTCCGGCGGCAAGCTCCAGGGCGGTTCCCTCGGCTCCGCGAAGGTCGCCAGGCCGACCATCGCGGACGGTGAGCAGCAGACCACGACGGTGACCGTCGGCGAGGGCGTCTCGCGCCTCGACGTGGCCATCGGCAAGACCTCGGACACCGGCGCCGACCTCGACCTCGACGTCTTCAAGGACGGCGTGAAGGTCGGCTCCTCCGCCGACGGCGACTCCGAGGAGACCGTGAGCCTGGTGAACCCTGGCGCCGGCACCTACACCATCGTGGTCACCGGCTACGCGGTTCCGGCCGGCTCCACCGCGTACGACTACCGCGACGTGTACTTCTCCTCCGCCCTGGGCTCCGTCCAGGTCGACGAGAACGCCGCGGTGAACCTCGCGAACGGCGCCTCGGCGAGCGTCTCGGCGAACGTCGTGGCGGGCAGCCCGGCGCCCGAGGGCCGGCAGTTCTTCGGCGAGGTCAAGCTGCTGAACGCCCGCGGCACCGCCGCCGGCACCGGCAGCGTCCAGATCGAGAAGGTCGCCTCCTGACCTGACCGTGTGGCGAAGGGGCGGGTGCCGACGGCGCCCGCCCCTTCCGCTTGCCCCGCCGCCGCGCCGGGACCAGCCCCGACCTGCGCAGACGTCCGCCGAGCCCGGAACATCGTCCGCTCCTCGGACAATGGATTGGACAAGCCTTGTGGGGTCGAACGCATGATGGCTCCACGCGCCCGAGTCGTACGCACCAAAAGGAGTCACCGTGAGGGTTGGAATCGTCGGAGCCACCGGCCAGGTCGGCGGAGTCATGCTCAGCATCCTGGCCGAGCGCAAGTTCCCGGTCGACGAGCTGCGCCTCTTCGCCTCCGCCCGCTCCGCGGGCTCCACCCTGGAGTGGCAGGGCCGGGAGATCACCGTCGAGGACGCCGCCACGGCCGACTACAGCGGCCTGGACATCGTGCTGTTCTCCGCGGGCGGCGCCACCTCCAAGGCCCTCGCCGAGAAGGTCGCCTCCCAGGGCGCCGTGGTGATCGACAACTCCTCCGCCTGGCGCCGCGACCCCGAGGTGCCGCTCGTCGTCTCCGAGGTGAACCCCCACGCGGTCGCGAACCGCCCCAAGGGCATCATCGCCAACCCGAACTGCACCACCATGGCCGCCATGCCGGTGCTGCGCCCCCTCCACGACGAGGCCGGGCTGGAGGCGCTGATCGCCACCACCTACCAGGCCGTGTCGGGCTCCGGCCTCGCCGGCGTCGCCGAGCTCGACGGCCAGGTGAAGCAGGTCGCCGAGCGGGCCGCCGAGCTGGCCCACGACGGCGGGGCCGTCGACTTCCCGGAGCCGGGCGTCTACAAGCGCCCCATCGCCTTCAACGTGCTCCCGCTGGCCGGCTCGATCGTGGACGACGGCTCCTTCGAGACCGACGAGGAGCAGAAGCTCCGCAACGAGTCCCGCAAGATCCTGGAGATCCCGGACCTGAAGGTCTCGGGCACCTGCGTGCGCGTCCCCGTCTTCTCGGGCCACTCCCTCCAGGTCAACGCCCGCTTCGCCCGCCCGATCAGCGTGGAGCGCGCCTACGAGCTGCTGAAGGACGCGCCGGGCGTCGAGCTGTCGGAGATCCCGACCCCCCTCCAGGCCGCCGGCAGGGACGCCTCGTACGTGGGCCGCATCCGCGTCGACGAGACCGTCGAGCACGGCCTCGCGCTCTTCCTCTCGGGCGACAACCTGCGCAAGGGCGCCGCGCTGAACGCGGTGCAGATCGCGGAGCTCGTCGCCGAGGAGCTCGGCCGGTCCTGACTCCGGCGCGCAGGGGTGGTGCCGGGTGCCGGTGCCACCCCTGCGGCGTACCCGGGGCGGCGGCTTCGAATCCGCCGGGTGGAGACCGCTGCGGCATGCAAGGATGACCGCGAACGTCACCATCGAAGGAGATGAAACGCGTGCCTGGCACGAATCTGACCCGTGAAGAGGCTCAGCAGCGGGCGAAGCTGCTCAGCGTCGATTCGTACGAGATCGACCTCGATCTGAGCGGCGCGCAGGAGGGCGGTACGTACCCCTCCGTGACGACCGTGCGGTTCCAGAGCGCCGAGGCGGGCGCCGAGACCTTCATCGACCTGGTCGCCCCGGCCGTGCACGAGGTCGTCCTGAACGGCAAGTCCCTGGACGTCGCCGCCGTCTTCCGGGACTCCCGCATCCGGCTGCCGCACCTCCTCCAGGGTGCCAACGAGCTGAAGGTCGTCGCGGACTGCGCGTACACCAACACGGGCGAGGGCCTGCACCGCTTCGTCGACCCGGTCGACCAGCAGGCCTACCTGTACACCCAGTTCGAGGTGCCGGACGCGCGGCGTGTGTTCGCCAGCTTCGAGCAGCCCGACCTGAAGGCGACGTTCCAGTTCACGGTGACGGCACCCGAGGGCTGGACGGTGGTCTCGAACTCGCCGACGCCGGACGCCGCCGACGTCAAGGACAACGTGTGGCGCTTCGCGCCCACCCCGCGGATCTCGACGTACATCACGGCGCTCGTCGCCGGCCCGTACCACGCGGTGCACAGCACGTACGAGGGCCCGGACGGCCAGGTCGTGCCGCTCGGCATCTACTGCCGCCCCTCCCTGGCGGAGTTCCTGGACGCCGACGCGATCTTCGACGTGACGCGGCAGGGCTTCGACTGGTTCCAGGAGAAGTTCGCCTACGACTACCCGTTCGCCAAGTACGACCAGCTGTTCGTGCCGGAGTTCAACGCGGGCGCGATGGAGAACGCGGGTGCGGTCACCATCCGCGACCAGTACGTCTTCCGCTCGAAGGTGACGGACGCCGCGTACGAGGTGCGCGCCGAGACCATCCTCCACGAGCTCGCGCACATGTGGTTCGGCGACCTGGTCACCATGGAGTGGTGGAACGACCTGTGGCTGAACGAGTCGTTCGCGACGTACACCTCGATCGCCTGCCAGGCGTACGCGGAGGGCTCGAAGTGGCCCCACGCGTGGACCACCTTCGCCAACTCGATGAAGACGTGGGCCTACCGGCAGGACCAGCTGCCCTCCACGCACCCGATCATGGCGGACATCCGCGACCTCGACGACGTCCTGGTCAACTTCGACGGGATCACCTACGCCAAGGGCGCGTCGGTCCTCAAGCAGCTTGTCGCCTACGTCGGCATGGAGGCGTTCTTCAAGGGCGTGCAGGCGTACTTCAAGGCGCACGCCTTCGCCAACACGCGCCTGTCGGACCTGCTGGGCGCCCTGGAGGAGACCTCCGGCCGCGACCTGGCCGCCTGGTCCAAGGCATGGCTGGAGACCGCCGGCATCAACGTCCTGCGGCCGCGCATCGAGACCGGCGCCGACGGCGTGATCACCTCCTTCGCGGTCAGCCAGGAGGCCCCGGCGCTCCCCGCGGGCGCCCAGGGCGAGCCGACGCTGCGCCCGCACCGGATCGCGATCGGCCTGTACGACCTCGACGGCGGCCGCCTCGTGCGCACCGACCGGATCGAGCTGGACGTCGACGGCGCGCTCACGGAGGTGCCGGAGCTGGTCGGCCGCGCCCGCCCGGCCGTCGTGCTGCTGAACGACGACGACCTCTCGTACGCCAAGGTGCGCCTCGACGAGGTGTCCCTGGCGAACGTCACGGCGCACCTGGGCGACTTCACCGACTCGCTGCCCCGCGCGCTGTGCTGGGCGTCGGCGTGGGACATGACCCGCGACGGCGAGCTCGCGACCCGCGACTACCTGGCGCTGGTCCTGTCGGGCATCGGCAAGGAGTCGGACATCGGCGTCGTGCAGTCGCTGCACCGCCAGGTGAAGCTGGCCCTCGACCTGTACGCCGACCCGGCGTGGCGCGAGGAGGGCCTGGCCGCGTGGACCGAGGCCGCGCTGGAGCACCTGCGCGCCGCGGAGCCGGGCAGCGACCACCAGCTGGCGTGGGCACGGGCGTTCGCGGCGACGGCCCGCACCGAGGAGCAGCTGACCTACCTGAAGGCCCTGCTGGACGGCGTGGCCGAGATCGAGGGTCTGGCCGTCGACACCGAGCTGCGCTGGGCGTTCCTGGAGCGGCTGGCGGCGACCGGCGTCTCCGACGAGGCGGCCATCGCGGCCGAGCTGGAGCGCGACCCCACGGCGGCCGGCGAGCGCCACGCGGCGACCGCGCGGGCGGCCCGCCCGACGGCCGAGGCGAAGGCCGCGGCCTGGGCTTCGGTGGTGGAGTCCGGCGACCTCCCGAACGCCGTGCAGGAGGCGGTGATCGGCGGGTTCGTCCAGGCCGACCAGCGCGAGCTGCTGGCCCCGTACACGGAGAAGTACTTCGCGGCGGTCAAGGGCGTCTGGGACAGTCGCAGCCACGAGATCGCCCAGCAGGTCGCGGTCGGCCTGTACCCCTCGCTGCAGGTGTCGCAGGGCACCCTCGACGCGACGGACGCCTGGCTGGCCGCGGCCGGGCCGAACGCGGCCCTGCGCCGCCTGGTCTCGGAGTCCCGCTCGGGCGTCGAGCGCGCCCTGAAGGCACAGGCCGCCGACGCGGCCGCGGGCCGCGCCTGACGCGCACGCAGGTCTGCCGGTGCCCCGGCCCCGCCCACGGCGGGGCCGGGGCACCGGCGCGTACGGGGCCGGGGCGGCGGGTCCGCCTCAGGCGGGGTCGGCGGACGCCCGGCGGGCAGCCGCCTCCCGCAGCGCGTCCAGGGCCCGGGCGACGGCGGGCGAGGCCTCCGCTCCGCGGCGGGTCGCGGCGATGACGTGCCGGGTGGGCCGGTCGCGGGCCAGGACGCGGACGGCGACGCCGCCGGCCCGGCCGGACACCATGCGCGGGACGAGGGCGACGCCCATCCCGGCCTCGACCATGGCGAGGATCGCGGTCCAGCCGGCCGCGGTGTGCGCCTGCTCGGGGACGAAGCCCGCCGCCTCGCAGGCCGTGCGGGCGATCTCCTGCCAGGGCCCGCTGCCGCCGTAGATCCACGGCTCGCCGGAGAGGTCGGCCAGCCGGAGGTCCGGCGCGTCCGCGAGCGGGTGGTCCCGCGGGAGGGCCACGTCGAGCGGGTCCTCCAGCAGCACCATGCGGCTGAAGCGGGTGTCGCGCGCGGTGGGGGCGTGGGCCGCGAGCGAGAGGGCCAGGTCGACCGCTCCGGCGGAGAGCAGCTCGTACGACTCGCCGGCCTCGGTCTCGCGGACGCGCACCTCCAGCCCGGGCCGGGTCTCGCGCAGGATCGCGACGGCCGGGACGACCAGGGCGGGGACTGCGGTGGAGAAGGCCCCGATGCGGACCTCCCCGGTGTCGCCGGCGAGGTATCCGGCGAGGTCGGCGTCGGCCCGTTCGAGCTGGGCGAAGACGGCGTCGGCGTGCCGCAGCACGAGCCGGGCGGCGTCGGTCAGCCGGACCCGGCGGCCGCGCGCCTCCAGCAGCGGGACGCCCAACTGCCGGGCGAGCCCCGCCAGCTGCTGCGAGACGGCCGAGGGCGTCAGGTGCAGTGTCCCGGCTGTCGCGGTCACGGTGCCCTGTTCGGCCAGGGTCCGCAGGATCCGCAGCTTCTTGATGTCCCACTCGGTCATGGGCCCGAACCTACCGCCGGGCCCCCATTGCGACGCCGCCGAGGATCAGCGCCATGCACAGCAGCTCGGCGGGGCCGGTGCGCTCGCCGAGGAGCAGCAGGCCGAGCCCCGCGGCGCACACCGGCTGGAGGTGGTAGACGGCGCCGGCGCGGGCCGGGCCGATCAGTGTGACGGCCTTGTTCCAGGCGAGGAAGGCGACCGCGGAGGACATGACGCCGACGTAGAGGAGCATGCCGGCCGTGCCCGGGGTGGGGGTGAAGCCGCCCTGGAGGTGCAGGGAGACGGCGTAGGCGGGGGCCAGCATCAGCGCGCCGAGGACGAAGGTGGTCAGGAGGAAGGCCAGGCCGCCGAGTTCGGCGGGCGCACGGCGCAGCAGGGCGCTGTAGGTGGCGAAGGAGAGGGCGGCGGCGAGCATCCAGAGGTCTCCGGCGCCGAAGCGGGGGATGGGGAAGCCGTCGCCGACGAGGAGCAGGACGCCGGCCAGGGCGGTCAGCAGCCCGGCGGTGCGGCGCGGGCCGAGGCGTTCCCCGCCGGCGCGGGCGTAGAGGGCCATGACGACCGGCGAGGCGGCCATGATCATGCCCATGTTCGCGGCGGAGGTGGTCAGTCCGGCCTGGTGGACGAGGGTGTTGTAGAGGGCGACGCCGAAAAGGGAGGCGAGTGCGGTGTGCGCCAGGTGCCGGCGGATCAGGTGCCGCTGCCGCCATGCCTGCCGGGCGGCGAACGGGGCGACGGCCGCGGCGGCGATGATCCACCGCCAGAAGACGGCCTGGACGGGCGGGACGGTGTCGGCCATGCCGCGGGTGGCGACGAAGCTGCCGGACCAGACGACCGTGGCGGCCAGGGCGAGGAGTACGCCCGGCCCGGCCGCGCGGGCGGCGGCGTCGCGCAGTGGGCGGGCGGCGCGGGCGGCGCAGGCGGGCGGGGGCGGGGTGGTGCGGGTCCGGTCCGTGACGGCCACGGGTCGTCTTTCCTTCCGGTGGGGGCGGTGTGCCCCTACCGTCGCACCGGCCGATTCATCAGGTCCATCGAAAAGTTTCGACCGTTCTTTTCAGCAGAACTGAACGATCCGCCTGCGCGGGCGGAGGCTCGGGCTGCGAAGATCTGCCCGGCGACCGTTGCGCCGAAGGCGAGGGCCATCCCGGCGAGCTGCACGGGGGTGAGGTCCTGCCCGAGGACGGCCCAGCCGATGGCCGCGGCGGTCAGCGGGGACAGCGGGCCGAGCAGGGTGACGGAGGTGGCGCTGAGCTGTCCCATGCCGCGGAACCAGAGCCAGTACGCGATCCCGGTGTTGACCAGCATCATGTAGCCGTAGCCGAGGAGGGCCCGGCCGTCGAGCGCGGGCGGAGCCCCTTCGGCGAGTGCGGCGAGGGGGGCGATGGCGAGCCCGCCGGCGGTGAGCTGCCAGCCGGTGGCGGCGAGCGGGCCGACGCCTGCGGGGCGCCCCCAGCGCTTGGTCATCACGGTGCCGGCGGCCATGGACGCGGAGGAGACGACTCCGGCGGCGATGCCGAGGGCGTCGAGGCGGGCCTGAGCGGTCAGGACGACCATGCCGACCCCGAACGCGGCGGCGATGGCGGCGAGGACGGTCCGGAGCTCGGCGCGCTCGCCGAGCAGGACGGCGGCGAGCCCGACGACGAAGAGCGGCCCGGCCGAGCCGAGGACGGCGGCGACCCCGCCCGGTAGGCGGTAGGCGGAGAGGAAGAGCAGCGGGAAGAAGGCCCCGATGTTGAGGGTGCCGAGTACGGCGGACTTCCACCACCAGCTGCCCGAGGGGAGGGTGCGGGAGAGCGCGGTCAGCAGCAGTCCGGCGGGCAGGGCCCGCATGGCCGCGGTGAACAGGGGCCGGTCGGGCGGCAGGAGTTCGGTGGCGACGGCGTAGGTGGAGCCCCAGGAGACCGGGGCGAGGGCGGTCAGGGCGAGGGTGGCGGGGCGGTTCACGGCGGCTCCTCGGGAGGCGGAGGGGACCGGCGGGCTCGGTGCCGTCGGCGCGGTGGTGCGGCGGCCGCGGGTCAGGGCCGGGCGGACAGCGGCCGGCCGGTGCCCCCTGCCGGGGCTGCCGGGGCTGCCGATGCGGGAGGCCGGGGCGGCTCGGGGTGCACGGCGTCCGCCGGGAGGTGCCGCTCCAGGCGTACGAGCGCGAGCGCGCACCCGGCGGCCGCGGCGGCGAGGACGCCCCAGGGCAGCCGGCCGTCGACCGCCGTCAGGGCGGTGAACAGGGACGGGGCGAGCGCCGTGGCCAGCGAGTACGACAGTTGGTAGGTGGCCAGGTAGCGCCCGCGGACCGCTTCGGGCGCGGCCGAGACGGACAGGGCCCCGGCGGAGGGGCTGTGCACGAGTTCGCCGAGGGTGTAGACCACGACGATGGCCAGCAGCGCGGCAGCGGTCGCGGACTGGCCGGGCCGGACCGTGCCGAGCACGGCCTGCCCGGCGAACGCGGCGGCGAAGAGCAGCGCGCCGAGCGCAGCCGAGCGGGTGCGGCGGGCGCCGGAGCGGCGGACCCGGGAGGCGACGAGGACGCCGGCGCCGGCGCACAGCGCGGTGTTGACGGTGAACGCGGCGCCGGTCAGCGAGTCCGGGCCGTGCAGCCACGTGGCGATGTACAGCGGGAACAGCACCGACAGGGCGGCGTAGCCGAGCGCGGCCAGGAAGTTCGCGGCGGTCAGCCCGAGGAAGGGCCGGTCGCGCAGCACCATCCGGTATCCGGCCGGGGTCCGGGCGGCCGCGGCGGCCGGGCCCGCGCCGGCGGCGGGGCGGACCCGCGTGACGAGGAGCCCGGCGAGGGCGAAGGCGAGCGCGTTGCCCCAAGCGGTGTGCGAGAAGGCGGCGGTGCCCCAGACCCCGAGCACTCCGGAGACGATCAGCGCGCCCGCGCCCATCCCGGCGTTCTGCAGGGCGCGCAGGGAGGCCTGGAGGCGGTCGCGGGCGGATCCGCGGGCCACCTCCCCGATCAGGGACTGCTGGACGACGGGGAAGGACCGGTCGGCCAGCGCGGTCAGGAGGGCGACCGCGGCGAAGGCGGCCGGGGAGTGGGCGAAGGGGTAGAGCGCGAATCCGGTCGCCCGTACCGCGTAGAGGAGGAGGTTGACGCGCTTGGCCCCGAACCGGTCGACGGCCGCGCCGGCCGCCGGCATGAAGGCGAGCCCGGCGAGCCCGGTGGCCGTCAGCACGAGGCCGACGACCGCGAAGGAGAGGCCGGTGACGTGGTGGAAGAAGACCAGGGAGAAGGGGACGTACATGCCGATCCCGACGGCGCTGATGCCGATCCCGGCGAGCAGCGGCCGCTCCCCCGGGAGCCGGTCCTGCCGTCTGCGCCGCCGCTGCCCCGCCTGCCCGCCTGCCATGGTTCCCCCCGAAAATAGATCGACAGCAAGTAGCTTACTTGCAAGCTACTTTCGGTCAAGCAACATTTTTGCGGGCGGTCGGCCCGACGGCCGATACTGCGGACATGAGCGAGGTCAGCAAGGACGCCGTCGACGCGATCATCGACCAGTGGGCCGCGGTGCGCCCGGACCTGGAGACGGCCCCCATGGCCCTCTTCGGCCGGATCTTCCGGATCGACCGGGCCATGGGCGACGCGATGGAGCGCGCGTACGCCCGGTACGGGCTCACCCGCGGGGAGTTCGACGTCGTGGGGACGCTGCGCCGCTCAGGCGAGCCCTACACGCTGTCGCCGCGGCAGCTCTCCGCCACGCTCATGCTGACCTCGGGCGGCATGACGGGCCGCCTGGACAAGCTGGAGAAGGCGGGGCTGCTGTGCCGCAGGCCCGACCCGCACGACCGGCGGGGGCTCCAGGTCACCATCACGGACCGGGGACTGGCCGTCGTCGACGAGGCCGTGGCGGCGGGCCTGGAGGTGCAGCGCGCGGCGCTGTCGGGCCTGGACGAGGAGGAGGCCGCTGTACTGACCGGCCTGCTCCGCAAGCTCCTGGCCGGCATCTGAGGGCGGCGGCCGGGGCGGCCCGGGCGCCGCGGAGCCCGTACGCGGGTACGCCGGAGCGCCGGAGGTCCGCACCGCCGCCGGGCGTCTCGCACCGGCAGGGGGACCTCCGGCGCCCCGGAAGCCTGCCGGGCAGCCCCGGCCCCGCAGGGGGCCGGTTCCGCCCGGCTGGTTCAGTTCGAGTCCGCTCAGCCCTGCTGCTGCTTGCGGGACTTGTCGCCGACCATCACGAGGCCCGCGATGGCCAGGAACAGGACCACCGGCAGCACGACGAACACGCCGAGGGTCTCGGCCAGGCTGATGCCCTGGCCCGGGTCGTCACCGTCGTCGCGGGTCAGCGCGAGCGCGGGAGACGTCATCAGCAGCATCATCAGCGTCGTTCCGGCCGTGACGGCGCCGGCGCGCAGGGCGTTCTTCTTGTCCACGGTGCAAACGTAGCGAACACCTAAACGGGGCGCGCGTCCGGGGGTGCCGTACGGGCGGGCCCGCCCTCCCGCAGGGCGTCCAGCAGGGCGTTCGCCCGCGCCGACGCGGCCAGCGCCTCCAGCGTGAGGGGCCGCCCGTCCGCGTCGGCGAGCGGCAGCCGCCAGTTGGGGTACTGGTCCCAGGTGCCGGGGAGGTTCTGCGGCCGCCGGTCGCCGACCGCGTCCGGGAGCCATACGCCGACCAGCCGGGCGGGGGTGCGCAGCAGGAACCCGTACAGGGCGGCGACGGCAGCCTCCTCGTCCTTGGTGTCGAAGCCCTCGTCCGCGAGCAGGTCCAGCCACTGCGCGGTGTCTGCGGCGTCCTCCGCCCGCTCACGCTCCACGGGGCGCGTCAGCAGCCCCAGCCGGTCGCGCAGCTCCACGTGCGCGCCGGCCAGCTTGGCGGCGGTGGGCGGCAGGTCGTGCGTGGTTGCCGTCGCCAGGCAGCCGGCCCGCCAGGCGTCGGCCGGGAGCGGGGCGCCGCCGCCCGTCCAGTCCCGTTCGAACCACAGCACGGAGGTGCCCAGCACACCGCGCCGGGCCAGGGCCCGGCGGACCTGCGGCTCGACCGTCCCGAGGTCCTCCCCGACGACCGGGGCGCCCGCCCGGTGCGCCTCCAGGACCAGCACCGCCAGCATCGCCTCGCCGTCGTACGCGACGTACGTGCCGTCGGCGGGCGGCGCACCCTCGGGGATCCACCAGAGCCGGAACAGGCCCATCACGTGGTCGATGCGGAGCGCGCCCGCGTACCGGAGCACCCCGCGCAGGAGCTCGCGGAACGGGGCGTACCCGGCGGCGGCGAGCAGGTCGGGCCGCCACGGCGGGAGGCCCCAGTCCTGGCCGCGGGGGTTGAAGGCGTCGGGCGGGGCGCCGGCGCTCGCGTTCCCTGCGTACAGGGGCTGCCCGGCGGCGTCCGAGCCGTCGGGGTGCACCCCGACGGCGAGGTCGTGGACGATGCCGACGGCCATGCCGGCCTCGCGCGCCGCCTGCTGGGCGGCGGTGAGCTGGGTGTCCGTCAGCCAGACGAGCCAGCGGTGGAAGTCGGCCGCGGCGGCGGGCGGGGCGCCTGCCGGGCCGCCGGTGCGGGCGGCGCACCAGGCGGCGTGGCGGTCGAGGGCCGCGCCGTGCACGGTGCGGAACTGCCGGTAGGCGGCATCCCGTTCGGGGGTGCGGGGGGCGGCGTACAGCAGCTCCAGAGCGGCGCGCTTGAGCTCCCAGACGGCGTCCCGGTCGATGAGGGCACCCTTCTCCAGGACGGCGCGGCGCAGTGCGGCGCCGCGGGCGGCGAGTGCGGCCAGGGCCTCCTGGTCGGGGCAGGCGGCGTACTCGGGGAGGTCCTCGATCCGCAGGTGGACGGGGTCGGGGAAGCGGCGCGTGGCCGGCCGGTACGGGGAGGGGTCGGTGGGGCTGCCGGGGACGGCCGCGTGCAGCGGGTTGACCTGGACGAAGCCGGCGCCGTGGGTGCGGCCGGCCCAGCGGGCGAGCGCGGCGAGGTCCCCGAGGTCGCCCATGCCCCAGGAGCGTTCGGAGAGCAGGGAGTACAGCTGGACGAGCAGCCCGTGGGCGCGCTCCGGCACGGCGGGTGCCCGCTCGGGGGCGACGATCAGCGTCGCGGCGGCGGTGCGGCCGTCGGGCGCCTCGGCGCGCACCCGGTGCACGCCGAGCGGCGGCAGGACCGCGGGGTCCCAGTCGTACGGGCCGGCGGAGCCGGCCGCGGCCGCCCCGCCCTCCGCGGGGACACCGCCCTCGGCGGCCCCCTCGGGCTCCAGTCGGGTCCGGGTCCCACGGGGCAGCCCCGCCAGCTCACGGGGCGCCGCCGATCCGGCCCACCAGACGAGGACGGGCGGCAGCAGCCGCTCGGCGGCGTCCCGCTCGGCCGCGGCGAGCGCCTCCCGCACCTGCTCGGGGGTGCCGGCGGGCACACCCAGCAGGCCGAGGACCGCGACGACCGTCTCGCGCGGCACGTCGACGGTGACGCCCTCAGCGGGCCGGTAGTCGGTGGCGACGCCGTGCAGGGCCGCGAGCCGGGCGAGTTCGTCCATGGAGGTCACCGGTGTCCCTGTGGTCGGCCGCCGGCGGCGGCCGCCGCGGCGGGGGTGGTGGGCCCGCCGGGCGGGGCGGTGGGGGCGGCGCCGGCCGGCGTAGCGGATTCCACGGTTCTGCCTTCCCGTTGCTGCGGGCGGATGGTGAGGGTGGGTCAGCGATCCGTCGCGCGGCGCGGCTCGACACCGCAGCCATACCCAGCGGACGGCCCGGCATTCCTGGCGGTTCCGGGTCAGATCACCCGCTCGCATTGACACTCCGGCCGCACGGGTGGTGGGCTCGGGCTCATTCGTACGAGCGCCGGCGAACTCGGGACGGGGAGGCTTCGTGCAGCTCAGGGGCAGGAAGCGGAACACTGCCGTGGCCATCGCCGTCATCGGCACGCTGCTCGGCGGCGCCGTGGCGGCCGAGCACCAGGGGCTGCTGTCGACGGCCGGCGCGCCCTCCCCCGACCAGGCCGGCAGCGGGGCCAAGGGCGCACCCGGAGCGGCGGCCGGAGCCCCGGCGGGGAACCAGCCCGGGCCGCTGCTCGACCCGGGCGCCGTCGCCCCCCGCAGCCCCGCCGAGGGGCCCGGCGTGTGGCCGCGCCCGCAGTCCATGGCCGCCGACGCGGCGCGCGAGGTGCCGCTCGGCGAGCAGGCCGTTCTGGTCGCCGCGCCCGACGCCGACCCCTACGCCGTCGGCGTGGTGCGCACGGCGCTGCGCGCCGCGGGCGTGCGCGTCCTGCACGAGCCCGCACCCGGCGCGCCGCTCCCCGCGGCCGGGACCGTCGTACGGCTCGACGGGCGCGGCGCCGAGGAGG
Coding sequences within:
- a CDS encoding 4-alpha-glucanotransferase, whose amino-acid sequence is MDELARLAALHGVATDYRPAEGVTVDVPRETVVAVLGLLGVPAGTPEQVREALAAAERDAAERLLPPVLVWWAGSAAPRELAGLPRGTRTRLEPEGAAEGGVPAEGGAAAAGSAGPYDWDPAVLPPLGVHRVRAEAPDGRTAAATLIVAPERAPAVPERAHGLLVQLYSLLSERSWGMGDLGDLAALARWAGRTHGAGFVQVNPLHAAVPGSPTDPSPYRPATRRFPDPVHLRIEDLPEYAACPDQEALAALAARGAALRRAVLEKGALIDRDAVWELKRAALELLYAAPRTPERDAAYRQFRTVHGAALDRHAAWCAARTGGPAGAPPAAAADFHRWLVWLTDTQLTAAQQAAREAGMAVGIVHDLAVGVHPDGSDAAGQPLYAGNASAGAPPDAFNPRGQDWGLPPWRPDLLAAAGYAPFRELLRGVLRYAGALRIDHVMGLFRLWWIPEGAPPADGTYVAYDGEAMLAVLVLEAHRAGAPVVGEDLGTVEPQVRRALARRGVLGTSVLWFERDWTGGGAPLPADAWRAGCLATATTHDLPPTAAKLAGAHVELRDRLGLLTRPVERERAEDAADTAQWLDLLADEGFDTKDEEAAVAALYGFLLRTPARLVGVWLPDAVGDRRPQNLPGTWDQYPNWRLPLADADGRPLTLEALAASARANALLDALREGGPARTAPPDARPV
- a CDS encoding MFS transporter → MAGGQAGQRRRRRQDRLPGERPLLAGIGISAVGIGMYVPFSLVFFHHVTGLSFAVVGLVLTATGLAGLAFMPAAGAAVDRFGAKRVNLLLYAVRATGFALYPFAHSPAAFAAVALLTALADRSFPVVQQSLIGEVARGSARDRLQASLRALQNAGMGAGALIVSGVLGVWGTAAFSHTAWGNALAFALAGLLVTRVRPAAGAGPAAAAARTPAGYRMVLRDRPFLGLTAANFLAALGYAALSVLFPLYIATWLHGPDSLTGAAFTVNTALCAGAGVLVASRVRRSGARRTRSAALGALLFAAAFAGQAVLGTVRPGQSATAAALLAIVVVYTLGELVHSPSAGALSVSAAPEAVRGRYLATYQLSYSLATALAPSLFTALTAVDGRLPWGVLAAAAAGCALALVRLERHLPADAVHPEPPRPPASAAPAAPAGGTGRPLSARP
- a CDS encoding MarR family winged helix-turn-helix transcriptional regulator produces the protein MSEVSKDAVDAIIDQWAAVRPDLETAPMALFGRIFRIDRAMGDAMERAYARYGLTRGEFDVVGTLRRSGEPYTLSPRQLSATLMLTSGGMTGRLDKLEKAGLLCRRPDPHDRRGLQVTITDRGLAVVDEAVAAGLEVQRAALSGLDEEEAAVLTGLLRKLLAGI